Proteins encoded in a region of the Devosia sp. RR2S18 genome:
- a CDS encoding methyl-accepting chemotaxis protein, with amino-acid sequence MLKMSLPIARKLPLALIGSALLVSVGVGLASYMIGSQALRSSAETNLSTMASERARQVSTYLQSVEADLAATAQSEATIQALRDFGSAWIQFKTDPTAEVRRLYVDENPDKTNLAALETLGTTNAYDVTHTRFHAGFRNQLAARGYRELYLFDLKGFLVYTVNKGADYGTSFAEGGPYAATPLGQVVTQALAFETKEELAFADFAPYEPTGALPASFFAKPVFNAQGRKIGVLALELPSERLDDVIGDRTGLGETGEVVIAGSDGVLRSDSVFTDGNDALVTPFAGTLLETALAGTPAIGEMSDYRATDMLVASAPIATRGQPWAAVAVMAKDEVLAPVANMRNMMLLIGAGLLAIVAALGLLFSRTITRPITRLTGTMETLAQGNLDVEVPGAERTDELGAMARTVEIFRENAQKINQMTEAEAAQVLANQAERAKMMTSLQQAFGDVVDAAIAGDFSRRVDASFPDVELNALARSVNSLVETVDRGLGETGEVLSALADTDLTRRVRGDYQGAFAQLKADTNAVAEKLGEIVGQLRQTSGALKRATGEILSGANDLSERTTKQAATIEETSATVEQLASTVIDNAKKAEAASKQAQSVSETAEAGGRVMNEATAAMDRITASSAKISNIIGLIDDIAFQTNLLALNASVEAARAGDAGKGFAVVAVEVRRLAQSAAGASADVKALIEQSAGEVSGGTRLVSDAAAKLTSMLEAIRGNTAALEAIAKGNREQASAIEEVNSAVRQMDEITQHNAALVEETNAAIEQTEAQASELDRIVEIFTIDDKPAAVTPKSAPAETGIRGMQQKLKSAAGAYLTRGNTAVDPDWAEF; translated from the coding sequence ATGCTGAAAATGTCATTGCCGATCGCACGCAAGCTGCCGCTGGCCCTGATTGGGTCGGCCTTGCTGGTGAGTGTCGGTGTGGGTCTGGCGAGCTACATGATTGGCTCGCAGGCTCTGCGCAGTTCCGCCGAAACCAACCTTTCCACCATGGCGAGCGAACGCGCCCGCCAGGTCTCGACCTACCTGCAGTCGGTCGAAGCCGATCTCGCCGCCACCGCACAGTCCGAAGCCACCATTCAGGCGCTGCGTGATTTCGGTTCCGCCTGGATCCAGTTCAAGACCGATCCGACCGCCGAAGTGCGCCGCCTCTACGTCGACGAGAACCCCGACAAGACCAATCTGGCGGCGCTCGAAACGCTGGGCACCACCAACGCCTACGACGTCACCCATACCCGTTTCCATGCCGGCTTCCGCAATCAGCTGGCGGCACGCGGCTATCGCGAACTCTACCTCTTCGATCTCAAAGGTTTTCTGGTCTATACGGTCAACAAGGGCGCCGACTACGGCACGAGCTTTGCCGAGGGTGGCCCATATGCGGCAACGCCTCTGGGCCAGGTGGTGACTCAGGCCCTTGCCTTCGAGACCAAGGAAGAACTGGCTTTCGCCGACTTCGCCCCCTACGAGCCCACCGGCGCGCTGCCGGCGAGCTTTTTTGCCAAGCCTGTCTTCAACGCCCAGGGCCGCAAGATTGGCGTTCTCGCGCTTGAACTCCCCTCCGAGCGGCTAGACGACGTGATCGGCGATCGCACCGGGCTCGGTGAAACGGGTGAAGTCGTCATCGCCGGCAGCGACGGCGTGCTGCGCTCGGACTCCGTGTTCACCGATGGCAATGATGCGCTGGTGACCCCCTTTGCCGGCACCCTCCTCGAAACGGCGCTGGCTGGCACCCCGGCCATCGGCGAGATGTCTGACTACCGGGCCACCGACATGCTGGTGGCCTCGGCCCCCATCGCTACGCGCGGCCAGCCCTGGGCGGCCGTTGCCGTAATGGCCAAGGACGAAGTGCTGGCTCCCGTCGCCAATATGCGCAACATGATGCTGTTGATCGGGGCCGGTCTCCTTGCCATCGTTGCCGCGCTCGGCCTTCTCTTCTCGCGCACCATTACCCGGCCGATCACTCGGCTGACCGGTACCATGGAGACCCTTGCCCAGGGCAATCTCGACGTCGAGGTTCCTGGTGCCGAGCGGACCGACGAGCTGGGCGCAATGGCCCGCACGGTCGAAATCTTCCGCGAGAACGCCCAGAAGATAAACCAGATGACCGAGGCAGAGGCGGCGCAGGTGCTCGCCAACCAGGCCGAACGAGCCAAGATGATGACCTCGTTGCAGCAGGCTTTTGGCGACGTGGTGGATGCCGCCATCGCCGGCGATTTCTCCCGCCGCGTAGATGCGAGCTTCCCCGATGTCGAGCTCAATGCTCTGGCCCGCTCGGTCAACAGCCTCGTGGAAACGGTCGACCGTGGCTTGGGCGAAACGGGCGAGGTGCTCTCGGCGCTCGCCGATACCGACCTCACCCGCCGGGTGCGCGGCGACTATCAGGGAGCCTTCGCGCAACTTAAGGCTGACACCAATGCCGTGGCTGAAAAGCTGGGCGAGATCGTGGGCCAGTTGCGCCAGACCTCCGGTGCCCTCAAGCGCGCCACCGGAGAAATCCTCTCGGGCGCCAACGACCTGTCCGAGCGCACCACCAAGCAGGCCGCCACCATCGAGGAAACCTCCGCTACTGTGGAGCAACTGGCCAGCACCGTCATCGACAACGCCAAAAAGGCCGAAGCCGCCAGCAAGCAGGCCCAGTCGGTCTCCGAGACTGCCGAAGCGGGTGGTCGCGTGATGAACGAGGCGACGGCGGCCATGGACCGGATCACCGCGTCCTCGGCCAAGATTTCCAACATCATCGGCCTCATCGACGATATCGCCTTCCAAACCAATCTCCTGGCCCTCAATGCTTCGGTCGAAGCGGCGCGCGCCGGGGATGCCGGCAAGGGTTTCGCGGTCGTCGCGGTGGAAGTTCGCCGCCTGGCGCAGTCCGCCGCCGGCGCCTCGGCTGACGTCAAGGCGCTGATCGAGCAATCGGCGGGTGAAGTCAGCGGTGGCACGCGCCTGGTGTCGGACGCCGCCGCCAAGCTCACCAGCATGCTCGAAGCCATTCGCGGCAATACCGCAGCGCTCGAGGCGATCGCCAAGGGCAACCGGGAGCAGGCATCCGCTATCGAAGAGGTCAATTCGGCCGTCCGGCAGATGGACGAAATCACGCAGCACAACGCGGCTCTGGTGGAAGAAACCAATGCCGCCATCGAGCAGACCGAGGCCCAGGCCAGCGAGCTCGACCGCATCGTCGAGATCTTCACCATCGACGACAAGCCCGCTGCCGTCACCCCAAAGTCAGCGCCTGCCGAAACCGGCATCCGCGGCATGCAGCAAAAGCTAAAATCAGCCGCCGGCGCTTACCTCACCCGTGGCAACACCGCCGTCGATCCCGACTGGGCCGAGTTCTAA
- the accD gene encoding acetyl-CoA carboxylase, carboxyltransferase subunit beta, whose translation MNWIDNFVRPKIRSFLTQKRDTPENLWVKDPESGEMVFYRDLEANQWVVPNSGYHMKIKTADRLKTFLDDGHYETVPVPSVPVDPLKFRDQKKYVDRLREQRTKTGQEDSVTVATGKLYGRDITVAVQDFDFMGGSLGMAAGQGIITGLETAVTRKTPFVLFVASGGARMQEGVLSLMQMPRTTVAVLRLREAGLPFFVVLTNPTTGGVTASYAMLGDVHIAEPGAMIGFAGARVIEQTIREKLPKGFQRSEYLYEHGMVDMVVHRHNLRPTIGSLASILTKGDPVDGLNASADSAARASLREAAIAAEGDDEEVAPPAAVHAE comes from the coding sequence ATGAACTGGATCGACAATTTCGTCCGCCCCAAAATCCGCTCCTTTCTGACTCAGAAGCGGGACACGCCGGAAAATCTCTGGGTCAAAGACCCTGAGTCGGGCGAGATGGTGTTCTATCGCGATCTTGAGGCGAACCAGTGGGTGGTGCCCAATTCGGGCTACCACATGAAGATCAAGACGGCGGATCGCCTCAAGACCTTCCTCGATGATGGCCATTACGAGACCGTGCCGGTGCCATCCGTCCCGGTCGATCCGCTCAAATTCCGTGACCAGAAGAAATATGTCGACCGGCTGCGCGAACAGCGCACCAAGACCGGCCAGGAGGACTCGGTCACCGTCGCCACCGGCAAGCTCTATGGCCGCGACATCACCGTGGCCGTTCAGGACTTCGATTTCATGGGTGGTTCGCTCGGCATGGCCGCCGGGCAGGGGATCATCACCGGGCTTGAAACCGCCGTCACGCGCAAGACGCCCTTCGTGCTGTTTGTCGCCTCCGGCGGCGCTCGCATGCAGGAAGGCGTCCTCAGCCTCATGCAGATGCCCCGCACCACCGTGGCCGTGCTGCGCCTCCGCGAGGCGGGTCTGCCCTTCTTTGTCGTGCTCACCAACCCCACCACCGGCGGCGTCACTGCCTCCTACGCCATGCTGGGCGACGTGCACATCGCTGAGCCGGGCGCGATGATCGGCTTTGCCGGCGCCCGCGTCATCGAGCAGACCATTCGCGAAAAGCTCCCCAAGGGCTTCCAGCGCTCCGAATATCTCTATGAGCATGGCATGGTCGATATGGTGGTGCACCGCCACAATCTGCGCCCCACCATCGGTTCGCTCGCCTCCATCCTCACCAAGGGTGACCCGGTGGACGGGCTCAATGCGAGCGCGGACAGCGCCGCTCGGGCGAGCCTGCGTGAGGCCGCCATCGCAGCCGAAGGCGACGACGAAGAGGTCGCTCCACCCGCAGCGGTCCACGCCGAATAG
- the trpA gene encoding tryptophan synthase subunit alpha, whose protein sequence is MTTRIDQRFAELKAANRPALVTFIMGGDPDLATGQAILEALPQAGADIIELGMPFSDPMADGVAIQLGGQRALASGQTLTGVLGMVEDFRRKDESTPIVLMGYYNPIYIFGVDRFLAMAKDAGVDGLIIVDLPPEEDEELCIPALKAGLNFIRLTTPTTDDKRLPAVLANTSGFVYYVSMTGVTGAAIKSRGAVGEAVERIKAHTELPVAVGFGIKTADDAAEIGKHADGIVVGTVLVDAVANSLDNGKATDRTVSAVRDIVADLAQGVKRARG, encoded by the coding sequence ATGACCACGCGTATCGATCAGCGCTTCGCCGAACTCAAGGCGGCGAACCGCCCCGCCCTCGTCACTTTCATCATGGGCGGCGATCCCGATCTGGCTACCGGCCAGGCTATCTTGGAGGCGCTGCCGCAGGCCGGGGCCGACATTATCGAACTCGGCATGCCCTTTTCCGATCCGATGGCTGATGGCGTTGCCATCCAGCTGGGCGGACAGCGCGCCCTGGCTTCGGGGCAAACGCTCACCGGCGTCCTCGGCATGGTCGAGGATTTCCGCCGCAAGGATGAGAGCACGCCGATCGTGCTCATGGGCTACTACAACCCCATCTACATCTTCGGCGTGGATCGCTTCCTCGCCATGGCCAAGGATGCGGGTGTCGATGGGCTCATCATTGTCGACCTGCCACCGGAGGAAGACGAGGAACTTTGCATCCCCGCCCTCAAGGCCGGCCTCAACTTCATTCGCCTGACCACCCCCACCACCGATGACAAGCGCCTGCCGGCCGTGCTCGCTAATACCTCGGGCTTTGTCTACTATGTCTCCATGACCGGTGTGACCGGCGCCGCCATCAAGTCGCGCGGGGCGGTGGGCGAAGCGGTGGAGCGCATCAAGGCGCATACCGAACTTCCCGTCGCCGTCGGCTTCGGCATCAAGACCGCCGACGACGCTGCCGAGATCGGCAAGCACGCCGATGGCATCGTGGTCGGCACTGTTCTTGTCGATGCCGTCGCCAACTCGCTGGACAACGGCAAGGCTACCGATCGCACTGTCAGTGCCGTTCGCGACATCGTTGCTGATCTTGCTCAAGGCGTGAAACGCGCCCGCGGCTGA
- the trpB gene encoding tryptophan synthase subunit beta encodes MDGLNSLRNGPDEHGRFGPFGGRFVAETLMPLILDLERHYREAKTDPEFQAELSDLSTHYAGRPSPLYFAKRLTEHLGGAKVWFKREELNHTGSHKINNCLGQILLAKRMGKTRVIAETGAGQHGVATATVCAKFDLPCVIFMGATDVERQMPNVLRMKMLGAEVRPVTAGAGTLKDAMNEALRDWVTNVESTYYLIGTAAGPHPYPEMVRDFQSVIGTELKAQFKESEGKLPDAVVACVGGGSNAIGTFHAFLDDPEVKIYGAEAGGHGIDVENGHASSMTGGQPGVLHGNRTYLLQDRDGQILEGHSISAGLDYPGVGPEHAFLHDTKRVTYAPITDNEALEAFQLCTRLEGIIPALESAHGLAQLMKVAPTMGKDEDIVLCLSGRGDKDVESVGKHLGLL; translated from the coding sequence ATGGACGGCTTGAATTCCCTGCGCAACGGCCCCGATGAGCATGGCCGCTTCGGCCCTTTCGGTGGCCGCTTCGTCGCTGAAACGCTGATGCCGCTGATCCTTGATCTCGAGCGGCACTATCGCGAGGCCAAGACCGACCCCGAATTTCAGGCCGAACTCTCCGACCTCTCAACCCATTATGCGGGCCGCCCCAGCCCGCTTTACTTCGCCAAGCGGCTGACCGAGCACCTGGGCGGCGCCAAGGTCTGGTTTAAGCGCGAAGAGCTCAACCACACCGGCTCCCACAAAATCAACAATTGCCTGGGTCAGATCCTTCTGGCCAAGCGCATGGGCAAGACGCGCGTCATTGCTGAAACCGGTGCCGGCCAGCACGGCGTCGCCACCGCGACCGTTTGCGCCAAGTTCGATCTGCCCTGCGTTATCTTCATGGGCGCTACCGACGTCGAGCGGCAGATGCCCAACGTGCTGCGCATGAAGATGCTGGGCGCCGAAGTGCGGCCGGTCACCGCGGGCGCCGGCACCCTCAAGGATGCCATGAACGAGGCTCTGCGCGACTGGGTCACCAACGTTGAATCCACCTACTACTTGATCGGCACGGCCGCGGGCCCGCATCCCTATCCCGAGATGGTGCGCGACTTTCAGTCCGTAATCGGCACCGAGCTCAAGGCGCAGTTCAAGGAATCAGAGGGCAAACTGCCCGATGCGGTAGTCGCCTGCGTTGGCGGTGGCTCCAATGCCATCGGCACTTTTCACGCCTTCCTCGATGACCCCGAGGTCAAGATCTATGGCGCCGAAGCGGGTGGCCACGGCATAGATGTCGAGAACGGCCATGCCTCTTCCATGACGGGCGGCCAGCCCGGCGTGCTTCACGGCAACCGCACCTATCTCCTGCAGGATCGCGACGGCCAGATCCTTGAAGGCCACTCCATTTCGGCTGGCCTCGATTATCCCGGCGTCGGTCCGGAGCACGCGTTCCTCCACGACACCAAGCGCGTGACCTATGCGCCCATCACCGACAATGAGGCACTCGAAGCCTTCCAGCTTTGCACCCGCCTTGAGGGCATCATCCCCGCGCTCGAGTCGGCGCATGGTCTGGCGCAGCTGATGAAGGTCGCGCCTACGATGGGTAAGGACGAGGACATCGTGCTCTGCCTCTCCGGCCGCGGCGACAAGGACGTCGAGAGCGTCGGCAAACATCTGGGACTGCTGTAG
- a CDS encoding phosphoribosylanthranilate isomerase, with protein MAEPIVVKICGIKNPDILETAITAGADMVGFVHFMRSPRHATIEEIGDLISVARGRVQTCVLLVNPDNSCVAEVAALGPDFIQLHGPETPHRVETIRAEAGVEIIKALPIGTAEDVAHVADFVEIADRILLDAKPPKGADRPGGLGTAFDWNLLKALDPSIPFMLSGGLTPDNVAEAIRAVRPYGVDASSGMETAPGVKNKRLIEAFVRNVRTASN; from the coding sequence ATGGCCGAGCCAATCGTCGTTAAAATCTGCGGTATCAAAAACCCCGACATCCTCGAAACCGCCATCACGGCCGGTGCCGACATGGTGGGTTTCGTTCATTTCATGCGCTCGCCGCGCCACGCCACCATCGAAGAGATCGGCGATCTGATCTCGGTGGCGCGGGGGCGAGTGCAAACCTGCGTGCTGCTGGTCAATCCCGATAACAGCTGTGTTGCTGAAGTGGCGGCACTGGGGCCCGATTTCATTCAGTTACATGGGCCCGAGACCCCGCATCGGGTGGAAACCATCAGGGCTGAAGCGGGCGTCGAGATCATCAAGGCGCTGCCCATCGGCACGGCCGAAGATGTTGCCCATGTCGCCGACTTCGTCGAAATTGCCGATCGCATTCTGCTGGATGCCAAGCCACCCAAGGGTGCTGATCGGCCCGGCGGGTTGGGTACGGCCTTCGACTGGAACCTGCTCAAGGCGCTTGACCCTTCCATCCCCTTCATGCTTTCCGGAGGCCTGACGCCGGATAATGTCGCCGAGGCGATCCGGGCGGTGCGCCCCTATGGGGTGGATGCCTCTTCAGGCATGGAGACCGCTCCTGGCGTGAAGAACAAGCGGCTGATCGAAGCGTTCGTTCGAAACGTAAGAACAGCAAGCAACTAG
- a CDS encoding lipopolysaccharide assembly protein LapA domain-containing protein, giving the protein MTRKIVGWLVLVPLCLVLIVFALANRHLVAVNLNPFNFVEAPAPGYGVPLFIVLYVVLLVGVLLGGIATWFAQAHHRRAEKHWRREARHLNEELETMRRNQVVPANAPVAEVDDLLELR; this is encoded by the coding sequence ATGACTAGAAAAATCGTTGGCTGGCTGGTTCTGGTGCCCCTGTGCCTGGTGCTGATCGTGTTTGCGCTGGCCAATCGTCACCTCGTGGCCGTTAACCTCAATCCCTTCAATTTTGTCGAGGCGCCTGCGCCAGGTTATGGCGTGCCGCTCTTTATCGTGCTTTACGTGGTCCTTCTGGTGGGCGTCCTGTTGGGTGGCATTGCCACCTGGTTTGCCCAGGCGCACCATCGGCGCGCGGAAAAACATTGGCGGCGCGAAGCCCGGCACCTCAACGAGGAGCTGGAAACCATGCGCCGCAATCAAGTGGTCCCGGCCAATGCGCCGGTTGCCGAAGTCGATGACCTGCTGGAGCTGCGCTGA
- a CDS encoding integration host factor subunit beta gives MIKSELVEKLAAENPHLFQRDIENIVNAILDEIGDAMARGDRVELRGFGAFSVKNRPARVGRNPRTGEQVEVGEKYVPQFKAGKEIRERLNRS, from the coding sequence ATGATCAAGTCGGAACTAGTGGAGAAGCTTGCGGCAGAGAACCCGCACCTGTTCCAGCGCGACATCGAAAATATCGTCAATGCCATTTTGGACGAGATCGGCGATGCCATGGCGCGCGGCGATCGGGTAGAACTCCGTGGCTTCGGTGCGTTTTCGGTCAAGAACCGTCCGGCGCGCGTCGGACGCAACCCGCGGACGGGTGAACAGGTTGAAGTGGGCGAGAAGTATGTCCCGCAATTCAAGGCGGGCAAGGAAATCCGCGAGCGGCTCAACCGTTCGTAA
- the sppA gene encoding signal peptide peptidase SppA encodes MSDQPIPPAEPGRDPHAAVAADTYRRSRGVWRVLAFLALIALILALFGRFAAPESPVQDYIARLEIDGAIATDPGRLAAIEELAEDDSVKAVIVAINSPGGTTAGGEELYEALGQLRETKPTVAVIKELGASAAYMTAIATDRIFARRLSIVGSIGVLYQHVNAGKLMDTIGVDLDKVASGPLKAQPDLDEPLTGAPRQSIAALVDDSFQWFVDIVAERRNLARPVALGLADGRIVTGRVGVEAGLIDAIGGEAEAQAWLETAASVPADLEISTVWPEPEAGFDWWNLVLGGQARSWLGLPQGPMPLDGLVSLWQVGPAS; translated from the coding sequence TTGAGCGATCAGCCCATTCCGCCGGCCGAGCCTGGCCGCGATCCGCATGCCGCTGTGGCCGCTGACACTTATCGGCGCTCGCGTGGCGTCTGGCGCGTGCTTGCCTTTCTGGCTCTCATTGCGCTGATCCTCGCGTTGTTCGGGCGCTTCGCCGCGCCGGAAAGCCCGGTGCAGGACTATATCGCCAGGCTGGAAATCGATGGCGCCATTGCCACCGACCCGGGTCGGCTTGCTGCCATCGAAGAGCTTGCCGAAGACGACAGCGTCAAGGCGGTGATCGTGGCGATCAATTCACCCGGTGGCACCACGGCGGGCGGCGAAGAACTCTACGAAGCCCTGGGCCAGCTGCGGGAAACCAAGCCAACCGTCGCTGTCATCAAGGAGCTCGGAGCATCCGCTGCCTATATGACGGCTATTGCTACCGACAGGATTTTTGCCCGACGTCTCTCCATCGTTGGCTCAATCGGTGTGCTCTACCAGCACGTCAACGCCGGCAAGTTGATGGACACGATTGGCGTAGATCTAGACAAGGTCGCTTCGGGACCATTGAAGGCCCAGCCTGATCTGGACGAACCACTCACCGGCGCCCCGCGCCAGTCCATCGCTGCCCTCGTGGACGATAGCTTCCAATGGTTCGTGGATATCGTCGCGGAGCGCCGCAACCTCGCTCGCCCCGTGGCGCTGGGTCTTGCGGACGGACGGATCGTCACCGGCCGCGTCGGCGTCGAAGCGGGGCTCATCGATGCCATTGGCGGGGAAGCAGAAGCGCAGGCCTGGCTTGAAACCGCGGCAAGCGTTCCGGCCGATCTTGAGATCAGTACGGTATGGCCTGAGCCTGAGGCGGGGTTTGACTGGTGGAACCTTGTCTTGGGCGGGCAGGCGCGTTCTTGGCTGGGTCTGCCGCAAGGTCCTATGCCGCTTGACGGTTTGGTCTCGCTTTGGCAGGTTGGCCCCGCGTCCTGA
- a CDS encoding GNAT family N-acetyltransferase, whose translation MSAGLLLSNGTMHRTAIHWRSLTTLDLPAVEAIAGSVHPSFPEDIAVLAERQRLYPDGARFLELNGQPAGYVLSHTWTLGDLPALNSRLGHIPVGADTYYIHDLALLPVARGTGAATQIVGALIEHAKKRRFASISLVAVNGSVPFWRKHGFEEIESAGLTSKLASYEPTARLMVRALA comes from the coding sequence GTGAGCGCGGGCCTTTTGCTTTCTAACGGCACCATGCACCGCACGGCGATCCATTGGCGAAGCCTCACCACCCTGGATCTTCCGGCGGTCGAGGCCATTGCTGGCTCAGTGCACCCCAGCTTCCCAGAGGACATCGCCGTCCTGGCTGAGCGACAGCGGCTCTACCCCGACGGCGCGCGCTTTCTCGAACTGAACGGCCAGCCTGCTGGCTACGTCCTGTCGCACACCTGGACCCTCGGCGATCTTCCCGCGCTTAATTCGCGATTGGGCCATATTCCCGTTGGCGCCGACACCTACTACATCCACGATCTGGCACTGCTGCCCGTCGCCAGGGGCACCGGAGCTGCAACCCAGATCGTCGGCGCGCTGATCGAGCACGCCAAGAAACGCCGGTTCGCCAGCATCAGCTTGGTTGCGGTCAATGGCTCCGTCCCATTCTGGCGCAAGCATGGTTTCGAGGAGATCGAGAGCGCGGGACTTACAAGCAAGCTGGCGAGCTATGAGCCAACCGCCCGGCTAATGGTGCGGGCGCTAGCTTAG
- the rpsA gene encoding 30S ribosomal protein S1: MRIAWRAPVSTQPPVQLERNLAQQTVTKEDFESLLMDSFVDNEPLEGAVVKGRVVAIEKDLAIIDVGLKTEGRIALKEFGQAGRDGTITVGSEVEVYVDRVENAMGEAVLSREKARREESWVKLEEMYNNNERVEGTIFNQVKGGFTVDLEGAIAFLPRSQVDIRPIRDIAPLMNVPQPFQILKMDKRRGNIVVSRRAILEESRAEQRSEIVQQLEEGQVVDGVVKNITDYGAFVDLGGIDGLLHVTDIAWRRVNHPSEVLTIGETIKVQIVRINHESHRISLGMKQLQADPWEGIEAKYPINAKFSGRVTNITDYGAFVELEPGIEGLIHVSEMSWTKKNVHPGKIVSTSQEVEVVVLEVDPDKRRISLGLKQTLQNPWEAFAEKNPVGAVIEGEVKNKTEFGLFIGLEGDVDGMVHLSDLDWQKSGEVALEDYNRGDMVSAKVLDVDVEKERISLGIKQLATGEVADTAGTEGGIRKGSVVTGTVTEVNEGGIEVRIADSEMTAFIRRADLSRDRNDQRPERFSKGEKVDARVTQYDRKTQRIQLSIKALEIAEEKEAVANYGSSASGASLGDILGAALKDRDDK; this comes from the coding sequence ATGCGCATTGCATGGCGGGCTCCGGTCTCAACCCAACCCCCGGTGCAACTGGAGAGAAATTTGGCACAGCAAACTGTGACGAAAGAAGATTTTGAATCCCTGTTGATGGATTCGTTTGTTGACAACGAGCCTTTGGAAGGCGCCGTCGTCAAGGGCAGGGTCGTCGCGATCGAAAAGGATCTCGCGATCATCGATGTCGGTCTCAAGACCGAAGGGCGCATCGCGCTTAAGGAATTCGGCCAGGCTGGCCGTGACGGCACCATCACCGTGGGCTCGGAAGTCGAGGTCTATGTCGACCGCGTCGAGAACGCCATGGGCGAGGCCGTGCTCAGCCGCGAGAAGGCCCGCCGGGAAGAGAGCTGGGTCAAGCTCGAAGAAATGTACAACAACAATGAGCGCGTTGAAGGCACCATCTTCAACCAGGTCAAGGGCGGCTTCACCGTCGACCTCGAAGGCGCCATTGCCTTCCTGCCGCGCTCGCAGGTCGATATCCGCCCGATCCGCGATATCGCGCCGCTCATGAACGTGCCGCAGCCCTTCCAGATCCTCAAGATGGACAAGCGCCGCGGCAATATCGTGGTGTCGCGCCGCGCCATTCTGGAAGAGTCGCGCGCCGAACAGCGCTCGGAAATCGTCCAGCAGCTCGAAGAGGGCCAGGTTGTCGACGGCGTGGTCAAGAACATCACCGATTATGGTGCGTTCGTTGATCTCGGCGGCATCGACGGTCTGCTCCACGTCACCGACATTGCTTGGCGCCGTGTGAACCACCCGTCCGAAGTGCTGACCATCGGCGAGACCATCAAGGTCCAGATCGTTCGTATCAACCACGAGTCGCACCGCATCAGCCTGGGCATGAAGCAGCTCCAGGCCGATCCGTGGGAAGGCATCGAGGCCAAGTACCCGATCAACGCCAAGTTCTCGGGCCGCGTGACCAACATCACCGACTACGGTGCGTTCGTCGAGCTCGAGCCAGGCATCGAAGGCTTGATCCACGTCTCGGAAATGAGCTGGACCAAGAAGAACGTCCATCCCGGCAAGATCGTCTCGACCTCCCAGGAAGTCGAAGTGGTCGTGCTCGAGGTCGATCCCGACAAGCGCCGCATCTCGCTGGGTCTCAAGCAGACCCTGCAGAACCCGTGGGAAGCGTTTGCCGAGAAGAACCCCGTTGGCGCGGTCATCGAAGGCGAAGTCAAGAACAAGACCGAATTTGGTCTGTTCATCGGCCTCGAAGGCGATGTGGACGGCATGGTGCACCTCTCCGACCTCGACTGGCAGAAGTCGGGCGAAGTGGCCTTGGAAGACTACAACCGTGGTGACATGGTTTCGGCCAAGGTGCTCGACGTCGACGTCGAGAAGGAGCGCATCAGCCTGGGCATCAAGCAGCTCGCGACCGGCGAAGTTGCCGATACGGCTGGCACCGAAGGCGGCATCCGCAAGGGTTCTGTCGTCACCGGCACCGTGACCGAAGTCAACGAGGGCGGCATCGAAGTTCGCATTGCCGACTCCGAAATGACTGCGTTCATCCGCCGCGCCGATCTCAGCCGCGATCGCAACGACCAGCGTCCCGAGCGCTTCAGCAAGGGCGAAAAGGTTGACGCACGCGTCACCCAGTACGATCGCAAGACCCAGCGCATCCAGCTTTCCATCAAGGCACTGGAAATCGCCGAGGAAAAGGAAGCCGTTGCCAATTACGGTTCGTCCGCTTCGGGCGCATCGCTGGGCGACATCCTGGGCGCTGCGCTCAAGGATCGCGACGACAAGTAA